The Leucothrix mucor DSM 2157 DNA window TGGGGCTTAAAGAGTTGCAGTCTTGGCGCTTGATCAAACCCGTCCATATCCAGGGTGATCGCAAGGAGTATTACAAGCCGATGGCGGATATCTGGACGATGGCCTTAACCGTGATGGAAGAACGCCGTAAGCGTGAGATTGACCCAACGCTGACGGTGTTGCGCAGTGCCTTATTGGAAGAGCCTAGCAGCACTAAAGATGAATATGCGCAGACGCGAATCAGAGAGTTGCATGACTTACTGGAGCAGGCAACCACATGGTCCAACGAATTTCAAAATATGTCACCCGAAAACCTTGAGCGCTTAGTCAAGCTCGGTACGGGGGTCGGCAAAGTGTTAGATATCAAAGATAAGTTACTCAAGAAGTAACCACAGAATTCAATTACTAATAGGAAGCTTACGTTATGGAACTCGATACACTGATGCTATCGCGGATACAGTTTGCGGCTAATATCAGCTTTCACATTCTGTTTCCCACCATCACCATTGCCATGTGTTGGTTTTTGGTTTATTTCAAAGTTCGCCATGAAATCTCCGGCGAACCGGTCTGGATGCGGGTTTATCGCTTCTGGGTCAAAGTGTTTGCGCTCACCTTCGCACTGGGTGTGGTGAGTGGTATTACCATGTCGTTTCAGTTTGGTACTAA harbors:
- a CDS encoding GbsR/MarR family transcriptional regulator, producing MKMTEMTQSFVLHFGEMGNRWGFNRTVGQILGLLIVNEELLNAENIAEALSISRGNVSMGLKELQSWRLIKPVHIQGDRKEYYKPMADIWTMALTVMEERRKREIDPTLTVLRSALLEEPSSTKDEYAQTRIRELHDLLEQATTWSNEFQNMSPENLERLVKLGTGVGKVLDIKDKLLKK